One stretch of Miscanthus floridulus cultivar M001 chromosome 18, ASM1932011v1, whole genome shotgun sequence DNA includes these proteins:
- the LOC136520669 gene encoding thioredoxin-like protein YLS8, which produces MSYLLPHLHSGWAVDQSILAEEERLVIIRFGHDWDETCMQMDEVLAAVAETIKNFAVIYLVDITEVPDFNTMYELYDPSTVMFFFRNKHIMIDLGTGNNNKINWALKDKQEFIDIVETVYRGARKGRGLVIAPKDYSTKYRY; this is translated from the exons ATGTCGTACCTGCTGCCGCATCTCCACTCGGGGTGGGCGGTGGACCAGTCCATCCTCGCCGAGGAGGAGCGCCTCGTCATCATCCGCTTCGGCCACGACTGGGACGAGACCTGCATGCAG ATGGATGAAGTGCTGGCAGCAGTAGCTGAGACCATAAAGAACTTTGCGGTCATCTACCTTGTTGACATCACAGAGGTCCCTGATTTCAACACCATGTACGAGCTGTACGACCCTTCGACGGTGATGTTCTTCTTCCGGAACAAGCACATCATGATCGATCTCGGGACAGGAAACAACAACAAGATCAACTGGGCCCTGAAGGACAAGCAAGAGTTCATCGACATCGTGGAGACTGTTTACAGGGGCGCCCGGAAAGGCCGCGGTCTGGTGATCGCTCCAAAGGACTACTCCACCAAGTACCGCTACTAA